Within the Nitrosococcus wardiae genome, the region ACGAGACCGTGCTCGAGTAGCAGCGGTTCGGGGCGAAAGCGGTGCTCTGGTGCTCTGTGCCTAGGTCTTCCACCATAACTGGCTCTTGGGAGAGCAGGGTATAGCCGACTAGGGTATCGGGTTCAGCATTGACGGTAGCCTGTCCTTGATCATAGGTCTTAAAGCCCACACTGACACGGAGCAACAAGGTCTTACGGTTGGGTAATAACTCCAATATTTGGCCGTAGGTTACGTCGAGAATTCGCGCCAGCAGGGTAAGGGTTTCATTGAGCAGCGCATCTAGATTGCCCCCTCTGAGTGCCCGCCGCCCTATCTCCGCCACGGCAGCTTGCTGGCACGCCCGGGTACGGAATTCAAACTCCACCCGTTTGCGTTCAGTGATATCATAATAGTGT harbors:
- a CDS encoding PAS domain-containing protein, encoding MLKIQDHSSAGLLLLCSLTEDTLDTSRVGVFILNAEFRIVWVNQAIASYFGLPRKTLLGGNKRQLIQEQLKGCFEQPEDFTKTVLTTYTDSSYIEQFECHMLPNGERQERWLEHWSQPIRSGLYVGGRIEHYYDITERKRVEFEFRTRACQQAAVAEIGRRALRGGNLDALLNETLTLLARILDVTYGQILELLPNRKTLLLRVSVGFKTYDQGQATVNAEPDTLVGYTLLSQEPVMVEDLGTEHQSTAFAPNRCYSSTVS